The proteins below are encoded in one region of Bosea sp. BIWAKO-01:
- a CDS encoding AprI/Inh family metalloprotease inhibitor gives MTTVTATRHRFFKAACLLPFLALTACAGSQRFTGAGPGFSGGPGYGQPQLQSAPPISSAPVTSQPLPPPGGYPVASAPSSPGTLPPPQDPFFDPNAGRPQPQSAPPVAGATEIPQLRGGNSQVATLGQSSAPARSAGSSRDSVIGSWTAREATGSSCRIQLSSTPALDLYRANAAGCANRDLQKVNAWDYRDGEVYLYQPGGTVVARLRAGDSGSMNGAVTKSGAALSLNR, from the coding sequence CCTTCCTTGCGCTCACGGCTTGTGCGGGATCGCAGCGCTTCACCGGGGCGGGACCAGGTTTCTCCGGTGGGCCGGGCTATGGCCAGCCTCAGCTGCAATCGGCTCCGCCGATCAGCTCTGCTCCCGTGACGTCGCAGCCCTTACCGCCGCCGGGCGGATATCCGGTCGCCTCCGCGCCTTCGTCGCCCGGAACCCTGCCGCCGCCGCAGGATCCGTTCTTCGATCCCAATGCAGGACGGCCGCAGCCGCAGAGCGCGCCGCCTGTCGCCGGGGCAACCGAGATTCCGCAACTCAGAGGCGGCAACAGCCAGGTCGCGACGCTCGGCCAGAGCTCGGCCCCAGCCCGCAGCGCGGGATCTTCGCGTGACAGCGTCATCGGGAGCTGGACCGCGCGCGAGGCGACGGGTAGCTCTTGCCGGATCCAGCTGTCGAGCACGCCGGCCCTCGATCTCTACCGCGCCAATGCAGCGGGCTGCGCCAATCGCGACCTGCAGAAGGTCAATGCCTGGGACTATCGCGACGGCGAGGTCTATCTCTACCAGCCCGGCGGCACGGTGGTCGCGCGGTTGCGTGCCGGCGACAGCGGCAGCATGAACGGCGCCGTCACCAAATCGGGCGCCGCCCTCTCGCTCAACCGCTGA
- a CDS encoding GNAT family N-acetyltransferase, translated as MARSTKAGATSGQGEIRRLWPAERTLFIDHLLRLDVLTRRERFGTAVNDDFLVNYAETTFGVGGLVYAYIEDGKVRGAAELRGLEDIITQTGEAAFSVEKAWRRQGIGEALFTRLITASRNRGIRTLYMTCLPENGAMRRLARKFEAELIGGYNDVEGTIATGGPTPFTVLDEAFDNAKGFATLALSLQRRFWRPAFFARSSSRP; from the coding sequence TTGGCTCGTTCGACAAAGGCCGGCGCAACGTCCGGCCAGGGTGAAATTCGCCGGCTCTGGCCTGCGGAACGCACCCTCTTCATCGATCATCTGCTGCGCTTGGACGTGCTTACGCGTCGCGAGCGCTTTGGCACGGCCGTCAACGACGATTTTCTCGTCAATTACGCTGAGACCACCTTCGGCGTCGGCGGGCTGGTCTATGCCTATATCGAGGACGGAAAGGTCCGCGGCGCGGCCGAACTGCGCGGACTGGAAGACATCATCACCCAGACGGGCGAAGCCGCGTTCAGCGTCGAGAAGGCCTGGCGCCGGCAAGGCATCGGCGAAGCGCTGTTCACGCGGCTGATCACGGCCTCGCGCAATCGCGGCATTCGTACGCTCTACATGACCTGCCTGCCCGAGAACGGCGCCATGCGCCGGCTTGCCCGCAAGTTCGAGGCGGAGTTGATTGGCGGCTACAACGATGTCGAGGGGACGATCGCCACCGGCGGGCCGACGCCCTTCACCGTCCTCGACGAAGCCTTCGACAACGCGAAGGGCTTTGCCACTCTGGCGCTGTCCCTGCAGCGCCGGTTCTGGCGCCCGGCCTTCTTCGCGAGATCGTCGTCGCGCCCGTGA